One genomic segment of Sminthopsis crassicaudata isolate SCR6 chromosome 4, ASM4859323v1, whole genome shotgun sequence includes these proteins:
- the PAQR8 gene encoding membrane progestin receptor beta produces the protein MTTAILERLSTLSVSGQQLRRLPKLLEDGLPKMPCTVPETDVPQLFREPYIYTGYRPTGHEWRYYFFSLFQKHNEVVNVWTHLLAALAVLLRFQAFAEAEALPWTSAHSLPLLLFILSSITYLTCSLLAHLLQSKSELSHYTFYFVDYVGVSVYQYGSALAHFFYSSDPAWYERFWLFFLPAAAFCGWLSCAGCCYAKYRYRRPYPVMRKICQVVPAGLAFILDISPVAHRVALCHLSGCQEQAAWYHTLQIFFFLVSAYFFSCPVPEKYFPGSCDIVGHGHQIFHAFLSICTLSQLEAILLDYQGRQDIFLQRHSPLSVYLACLSFFLLTACSGITAALLRRKIKARLTKKDS, from the coding sequence ATGACAACAGCCATCTTGGAACGCCTCAGCACGCTCTCAGTCAGTGGGCAGCAGCTCCGCCGCCTGCCCAAGCTCCTGGAAGATGGCCTTCCCAAAATGCCTTGCACCGTCCCAGAAACTGATGTGCCCCAGCTCTTCCGAGAGCCCTACATCTACACCGGCTACCGCCCCACGGGCCATGAGTGGCGTTACTATTTCTTCAGCCTCTTTCAGAAACACAACGAGGTGGTCAATGTCTGGACCCACTTACTGGCAGCCCTGGCTGTCCTCCTGAGGTTCCAGGCTTTTGCCGAGGCCGAAGCCCTGCCGTGGACCTCAGCCCACTCCTTGCCCCTGCTCCTCTTCATCTTGTCCTCCATCACCTACCTCACCTGCAGCCTCCTGGCCCACCTGCTCCAATCCAAATCAGAGCTGTCACACTACACGTTCTATTTTGTGGATTACGTCGGGGTGAGCGTGTACCAGTACGGCAGCGCCCTGGCGCATTTCTTCTACAGCTCCGACCCGGCCTGGTACGAGCGGTTCTGGCTTTTCTTCCTGCCGGCGGCTGCCTTCTGCGGCTGGCTGTCGTGTGCCGGCTGCTGCTATGCCAAGTACCGCTATCGGAGGCCTTACCCGGTCATGAGGAAGATCTGCCAGGTGGTGCCGGCGGGGCTGGCCTTCATTCTGGACATCAGCCCCGTGGCCCATCGAGTGGCGCTGTGCCACCTGTCTGGCTGTCAGGAGCAGGCTGCCTGGTACCACACCctgcagattttcttttttctggtcagTGCCTATTTCTTCTCCTGTCCGGTCCCAGAGAAATATTTCCCAGGCTCCTGTGATATTGTGGGTCACGGCCATCAGATCTTCCATGCTTTTTTGTCCATCTGCACCCTCTCCCAACTGGAGGCCATCCTCCTGGATTATCAAGGACGGCAGGATATCTTTCTGCAGcgccacagccctctctctgtctatctggcCTGCCTCTCGTTCTTCCTTTTGACTGCCTGTAGCGGTATTACTGCAGCCCTCCTAAGGCGCAAGATCAAGGCTAGACTGACCAAGAAGGATTCCTGA